Part of the Labilibaculum antarcticum genome, TTCTATGCAGACCTTTGCCTCCTTAAATAATGAAGGAACCATTAGGTTCTTAAGAACACAAGACTATGAGTGAAATAATCATTAAAACACCGGAACAAATTGAGGGAATTCGAAAAAGTTCTCAATTAGCAGGAAATACTCTAAAATATATTAGCGATTTCGTTAAAGAAGGAGTTAGCACAGAATATTTAGATCAGTTGATTGAAGAATACATTCGAAATAATAATGCAATACCTGCACCTCTTAATTATCATGGTTTTCCAAAATCATGTTGTATTTCTTTAAATAATGTAATCTGCCACGGTATTCCGGATGAAAAAACCATTCTTAAAAATGGTGACATTTTGAATATTGATGTGACTACAATTTTAGATGGTTACTTTGGAGATACCAGTACCATGTTTACTATTGGAGAAGTTTCAAAAGAAGCAGCTAATTTGGTTGAAGATACTGAACACGCCATGTATTTGGGAATTGACCAAGTTAAACCTGGCAATTACTTTGGCAACATCGGTTTTATGATAGGACGTTTTGCCAAAGGAAAAAAATACAGTGTTGTCTACGAATTTTGTGGTCATGGTGTTGGCATCGAATTTCACGAAGCGCCTCAAGTTGAGCATATCGCTCCCAAAAATTCCGGACCAAAGATGAAAGCAGGTATGGTTTTCACCATTGAACCAATGATTAATTTGGGTAAACCAAGAGCCATTGTTGATGAAAAAGATGGCTGGACAGCTCGTACTATTGACAAGAAGTTATCCGCACAATTCGAACATACAATTTTAGTAACTGAAGATGGATTTGAAATTCTTTCGGATGTAGGTGATTATGATATTTTCAAGTAAATATCAGTAATAACTTACTTCTATATAAATATCAAGAGGAACCGTTTCAAAATCAATTTTGGAACGGTTCTTTTTTTGCTTTTACAAAAGCCTATTTTGTTGTAAATTCGATTCGTTAATTTAAATCAGAAAAATGAAAAATATAGCTGTTATATTGGCCGGAGGAAGTGGAAAACGTATGGGTGGATCTATACCTAAACAATTTCTACTGCTTGGCGGAAAACCAATCATTCAGCATTCTATTGAAACATTCGAAAAGCATTCCTTAATCGATGAAATTTGTATTATTATTCATTCTGATTTTATTCAGGAGATTGACAGTATTGTTCAGAACAATCAATTTAAAAAAGTGATGCACATTTTACCGGGTGGTAAAGAAAGAAGTGATTCAAGTCTTGCGGCTATTAATGCATATCAAGAAAATCGAGATATCAACTTAATCTTTCACGATGCCGTTCGTCCATTCGTAACCGACAAGATCATTACTAATGTAATTTCTCAGCTTAAAAAAGGAAAATCGGTTGCCGTTGCTATAACAACAGTCGATACGATTTTTCAGGTCGACGAAAATGATCGAATTGTTTCTGTTCCGCAAAGAAGCTTTTTAAGAAGAGCTCAAACCCCGCAAGCATTTTCATACAAGGTGATTAAAAAAGCCTACGACATTGCCATGCAAGATGCTAATTTTGTTGCTACCGATGATTGTGGAGTGGTATTGAAATACCTGCCAAATGAAGCCATCTATATTGTTGAAGGCGATGAATCAAATATCAAAATTACTTTTGAAGGAGATTTGGTATTTGGGGAGCAGATTTTAATAAATACGAAGTTAAAATTTCCTAAGTAAAATTATATATTTGCACAAACTGATAGAACAACTAAATCACATAGCAACAAATAAAACAAATGGAAAATAATATATCAACCTCACTTCTTATAACTACATATAATAGTCCTAAGTTTCTAGATTTAGTTTTTAGAAGTATAATGAAACAAACTGTTATGCCTGACGAAGTTGTTATAGGCGATGACGGCTCAAAAAAAGAGACAAAAGATATTATTGATTCTTACCGTGATAAATTACCATGTAAAATCAAACATGTATGGCAAGAAGACAATGGATTTCAGAGATGTAGAATATTAAACAAAGCCATAGCTCAGGTCACCTCTGACTATATTTTGCAAGTAGATGGCGATATCATAATGCATCCAAAATTTGTAGAGGATCATATTTCCGCAGCAAAACCAAGACAATTTGTTTGCGGTAACAGAAGTTTCGTTCGTAAAAATAAAACTAGTCGCTTAATTGATAAGCCTGATAAACTATCATTTAATATTCTGGACATAAAAAAACGCAAAAGATTTTTCAGAATCCCATGCTTATCTCCCTTTTACAGAAACAAACGAAGTAATACCTCAAGAAAGGGAAATGTGGGATGTAATATGGCCTACTGGAAAGAAGATATTGTGAAAATTAATGGTTATAACGAAGGTTTTGTTGGTTGGGGATACGAAGATATTGAAATGGTCGAGCGCCTAATGAACTCAGGAGTAAGAAAAACAACTTTATTGTTTATGGCTGTAGAATATCATTTGTATCATCCTAAAAGTTCAAGAGCTAGCTCTATAAAGAATAAGAAAATGTATTACGATTGTAAAAATCTAAGCTTGTCCTTCTGTGAAAATGGAATTAATAAATATATTGACACGATCCAGTAAAATGTATAAATAATATAGGGTTAGACTTTAACGAAGTCTAACCTTTTTTTTTAATATGACAAACTGATTATACTGTTCACCTTTCCTGATTGAACTTCACCAATTTACAATTGATTGTTTGGTGGATAGATATATGAATATTCTTATAGTATCATATACAAAAAAAGAATGATTATTTATTTTAAGAATTAAACCGCAAGCAGAGCACTTAATTATCAACCCTTAATGCACTCACAATAAATCTCATAAGTATTCTTCCCCATTACTTCATCAGTAAACCGATCATTCAGTAACTTTTCAGCATTAACCATTATATCATATCTTAATTGGCCGTCAACCCTTAACCTTAAAGTATTCTCCGATAACGACTTTCCCAAGTCTCCGATAAAAGCCCAGACGACTCATGTTTTATAGCTTCTGGGATAGCTCCAGCCATTGTTGCAATCACTGGTACTTTATTTGCTAAAGCTCATAAATTGTAAGCGCACATTAGTGTGAATTGGACATAAAAACCTGCGATTGCCAAGAACAACAATAGGTTCGTTTTTCACTTTTACACCTTACAGTATAGCTCTACAAGATCCTAATATTATTTAGACAGATCATTATCGTGTTGTTATAAAATGCCTCCCTAACGAATAGATCCTTCTTGTTGAAGGAAACGAATCGAATATAAAACTACCTTTGAGCAGAATTTAGTGCAGGAAGAGTAAATATTAAAAAGCAGAAATTAATTCGATTAATATCATATCAATTTTTTCTGCCTAACAAATAAGCAATCTTGTTATTACCTGTCATTTTCTTATTAATCATGATTAAAGAAATATTCCATAAAAAAAAACTATTTTTAGAGCAAACAATAACACAAATCAAGCCCCACAATTCTATTTAATTGGCTTGATTACTTAAACTAAATCACATGAGTAAAGAAAGAATTATAGTATATACCTCGGGGACATTTGACATGTTTCACAGCAATCATCTAAAGATGGTTAACTACGCCAAAGCCTTAGGTGATCTTCTTATTGTTGGTGTTAGTACTGACGAGCTAGTTAGTTCCTACAAAGCACCTCCAATTGTCCCCTTTGAAGAAAGATTAGCTATTATTGAAGGAATGAAAGCTCCTGATATGGTTATTCCACAAAGATCACTTGACCATACTGAAATAGTAAAGAAACTTCATATTGACATTTTTGTGGTTGGTGACGATTGGACAGGCAAGTACGATTATCTTGAAGACCAAGGAGTAAAAGTTTTTTATTTCCCATATGGTGCAGGAACAAGCAGTACTGTTCTGAAGGAAAAAATCTATGAAAGCTATTCTGAGATTAAAAAGAGAATAGATAATCATGAGAATCCTGACATTATCAAAATCCCAAATAAAAAGTAAATGAAATATGCATTCGTAACCGGATCTACCAAAGGAATTGGAAAAGCTATTGGACTTAAATTACTACAAGAAGGGTATTTTGTAGTTTTTAATTACAGTAATTCTGAAGAATCAGCAGAGCATTTAAAAGCAGAAATCAGTGTTTTATATTCTGATCATTTTTCAATTTTAAAAGCAGATTTATCAGATTTAAATCAGGTAGAAATAGTTGCGACTCAATTGAGGCAACTTCTCCCCAAAATTGATTTGCTGGTTTTTAATGCTGGTTTAACTGATCGAAGTCCTTTGGGTGAGGTAAAACAAAAAGATTGGCTTAGCGTTTTTAATGCCAATGTAAATGTTCCCTTTTTCTTACTACAAGAATTAGTACCAAACATTACCAAAGGAGGAAATATTATTTTTATTGGTTCGATGCTAGGCAATATTCCTCATTCTGCTTCTATATCTTATGGAGTTACTAAAAGTGCAATTCATTCATTGGTCAAAAATATGGTGAAATTCCTTTCACAGGATAAAATTAGGATAAATGCAATTGCTCCAGGCTTTGTAGATACTGATTGGCAAAAGGATAAACCAGAATGGCTTCGTGAAAAGATCAAATCAAAAATTGCACTTAAGAGGTTTGCCAAAGAGGAAGAAGTAGCAAATATTTGTCATCAAATAACACAAAACGAATACCTTACAGGCCAAGTCATTCAGCTCGACGGAGGCTATAATTACGAATAAGAAAGAGGGCAATGCCCTCTTTCTTATTCGTAATTATTTCGTTTTATCAGAATGGTTTTTTTCTAAAACATCAACCATTCGAACCGAAACTTTTCCATCAACAAGTCCAATAATTTCATGTGTACATTCAGCTCTTCGTTGTTTGAAATTCTCTGGGCTTGCCAGCTCTTTTTCTACGCCCTTCTTTAGGTCTTTGTAATGCCATATATTCTCACCCAAATCACGGAATTGATCCATTGCAGGCTCCATTCTCTTCCTCAATTTTCGTTGACCAAATAACCTGTAAGTCAGCCTCAATTTTAAGAATCGATTTAGAATAACGGGCTTATCAAGTGCTGCAAATTCAAATACTACTGATGATTCATCGGATATTAATAAATCAGCCAAAGCATAGAAAGGAACAATATTAAAATCGTCGAAACCTGCAACATATACATTTTTATACTTTGCCCAAATATCAAGTTTTCTTCTCTGACGTTTATATTTTTTTCGAATATAAGAAAAGAAATGTGGTTTAATAATTAAGTTGTAGTCTTTGAATTGTTCAGGGAAATTATTTGGCATTCTTTCCAATGAACTTGGATAAAAAGTAGGAGCATATAGCAATGTCTTTTTACATCGATCAAATCCGTACGTTTCGTACATTTTGTCGACCTCTTCATTACTCATGGCCAATACATCATCCAACTTCGAGAAACCAACATTTTCCAAAATTGTTTTCGCATCTGGATATAACTCTTTTAACTTTCGTAACCTGAAATCGCCTTCAATAAAACGGATATCAAATTTATTCTTTTCCTCGGCAAAAGCACTTCGTTTAGTTCCAATACCATGTACGATTAATACCGATTTCTTATAAGGTATATTTACATCTGGATGTTCGTCTCCTCCACAAATTAAATACTCAATGCTAGCATTATCAAGCCCATTAATTCCAAGTTGGAATGAAAGATTTTTATCTTCGCATATCTTGATAATTCTTTCATTTTGGTCAAACATATCCCTACTCGTAGTTCCCTTCAAAACAATCAGATATGGCAACCCTCTCCTTTTCATTTCCTTCGCCACGGGTAAGAATTGTGGCAAAAAATAAATTTGCTCAGTATAAAAAACTGCAAAATACTTCGTCACATTCATAAATATCTATTTAACTATTAGTAAACGACCTCTTAAAGCCACCCAACCAATCATTAACAAAAAACTACACACTTGTCAAAACGTTAGTTATACAATTGGATTTATTACAAAAAAAAGCTTCAATCTGCTCAATAATTTCAAGTGGTGTTATCTGAGAAATAAATAAGCTTTCATCAAGCAAACTATTTTCATTTTTCAAATAAACTCCGAAATCAACTTTAGGCTTCACGGTACAAAAAGGACTTGTAGATTTACCAAGAAGAACAATAAAAGGGGTTTCTGCCGATGCTGCTATATGCATTGGACTAGAGTCAATGGTAACCAGTAAATCCAAATTAGAGATAACATTTACAAACTGTGGAACAGTTAATTTACCCGTCAGATTTCTCACAAAATTGTGATCTGAAGCAGAAATTTGATTGATATATTCTGATCCGCGACTGACCTCCGACTTTCCACCTAATATTACCAAATTATATTTGTTCAATTTTAGTAACTCGTGAATTAATGAAATGCTATTTGATTTCGGATATGATCTACCTTTCTGCTCATCAAACCCTAAGCTTAATCCAACTATAGGACGTTTCTCATCGAAATCACCAATAAAATTACCTTCCGGAATAGAAATGTTTAATTCAGGTAAGATTTTATATTTATCATTCAAATACGAATTTACGAGTTCAGCATAATGATTGACATAATGTCTTCTCCTTTCCATCTTCAGCCCATAAGTAAGTAAAACACCTCTTGATTCATTCTTATAACCGATCACATGACTAATCCTGGCCAATCTAAAAATCAGGGCATTTAAAAAACTATTATGAAACAATACCCCTAAATCATATTTTTCAGATCTTATTTTTCCAATCAATTTTATAACATTAAGAATTCGATTCCCTTTCTTTTTCGTATCATCAATAATAATTTCTTCAACTCTAGTAAAATCTTGAAATAATTCTGAGATTGGCTCCTTACAGACTATGGTAAGCATAGCAGTTGGGTATTCTGTAAGCAAAAGTTGTAAAGTAGGAGTGCTCATTATCGAATCTCCCAAAAAATTGGGTAGTCGCACAATGATCTTCTTTGCATTTTTTATAGGGACAATACTATTTTTCATGATTGCTCTATTTTCTTAATTTGGATTTCAAAGCCTTTTTCCGATTGATTTTTGCCTTGTGCTCTTTATCAAATTGAATCAGTAACTTTACTGCTTCGTTCTCATCCTTGCCATTTATTCTTGCATATTCCCGAGCAACAACTTCCAATTCCTCTTCGTTTGCCCAAATCTGAGAAAAGTTTTGAAGTCCTTTTTGGTAGTCTATTTCTTCAAACCTCATTCTGTTAATATCCACAACACTAAACTCATATTTACAATCATCAAGTTTCTTAATAAGTATATTCCCTCTAGAATAATCAAGATGATGTATCCCATTTTTATGAAGCTTATTGTAGGTAAATACGGCAAATTGTTTTAAAATATTATTCTTGTCAGGATAATCAAATCCGATTAAATCTCTTATCGTTAAATCATATTCATAATGACATGATACATAAAAGCTCCGGTTGAATAATCCCCCCTTCAATAGCTCAACACAAGCAACAGGTTCTGGTGTATTTGCTCCACAATCAATCATTTTCATTGCATACTCATAAGAGTGCTTAGATTTAGACCCTCGTAACCAGGCATATGCAATTTTATTAATTAGATGTGGAATTTTAAAAGACTTAACATTTATTTTAATTCCTTCAACTTCGATTACTTTTATTTCGTTGCGTCCTTTGTATATGGATGTACCAATTTCTTCAAATTTATCGGGTAATTCGATTAAAAAGCTTTTTAGCTTATTGTATTTAGGATTAACATGTACTCTCATTCAATTATTTATTTACAAATACCTTAATAATTTCCTTCATCGAAACCGATCCTATTTCAGGGAAAGGAATATTATCAAGAGGATAAAATTCAAATCCTGAGATATCATCTTTTGCGTTTAAATTAGAAAAAGACTCAATTTTGCAAATATAGGCTAAATCCAAGGTGAATACGCTTAATCCTCCGTAAACATATTCATTTGGACAAGACATGAAGTAGGATAATTCGGTAATTTCCACACCCAATTCTTCCATAATTTCCCGACAAAGAGCTTGTTCTGCTGTTTCCATTACATCCACAAATCCTCCGGGTAAATCGAGCATTCCTTTTTGGGGTTCAACAGCTCTTCGGGCAAGCATCAACTCCCCTTTATCGTTAACGATTAAAGCGGCGACTGCTGCAGAGGCATTTACATACAAATGAAAATTACAGTTCTCACACAAAAATGAATTGTCACTTTTATAGAGAAACTTAGCTCCTCCGCATTTGGGACAATATTTTATTACCTTTTGAGGAAACGTAGGACTCATCTTCCATTTTTTTAATGAACCGCAAATCTACTTGAATGAAATTAGTTTCACAAAAATCAAAGCTTATTTTTAAATGAATATTGACATTATATTTATTTGGATTGACAAAAAATAAGCCTGTAAATCCTATTTAGCTGTTTGATCTTTTGAAAAAGTTATTACTTTTAAAACGAAGTAAATAACTAATGGGACGAGCCAACCTCGTTTCTATCCTAACCCTTTTATTGAGGTTTATCTTTTTCATGTTTCAATAAGTCGCTATTACTGATTAAGAAAAGATATTCTGGCCGCCCATTATTTTTATTTGCTAAATTGAAAACAAGAATAAAAATCTAACCCAACTACCATAAGACCAAAAAAGGCAAATTCCGTATGGAATTTGTCTTTTTTATTTATTACCTCCCAGTAAAGTTATTACTTCCTTTAAGATCTCATTCTCTTTTCTCTGATCTCTTACTTGTTCTTCCAATGATTCAATTTTCTCATTAGCAGGTTCGTGAATATTGATCTGCTCAGCCACAATTCGAAAAAAATTGATCTTTAGGGCTTTGCTAATGGTTTCAAGTCGGGCAACTTGAATACTATCGCTTTCTAAAATATTGTATACCGATGAAGGTGCGATGTGTAATCGTTCAGCAAGTTCGACTGACGAAACTGCTTGTTTTTTCATTTCCTCCTTAATTAATTCATTCACCTTAAGATCGGATTGTATTTGCATCAATTTCTTCATAATGAAATGTTTTTTTTACGATTAACAGGATCTAATTTATTCAAATCTATCTAAATATCAAACAAATAAGCGATAACTATTCATATTTACTCTATTTTTTACCCTATCTTATCTACTATTCCAAACATCATTTCTACTATCCAATGGTACATTTATATTATTCCATAGTACATTCCTATTTTTCCAAATAGCATCTCTTTTGCTTCTCAGTACATTTCTATTTTTACACATCACATTTCTATTGCTTCATGTAGCTTATCTATTTTCTTGTATGCTTTCTCTATTATAGAATAGAGACATCCTGTGTTTATTGAATAAAATCAAATAATTAGATTGGTGTAAAATCTGAATTTTAGAATCACTTTTCAATATCCGGTGGCCTTACTATCGGCATGTCTTTTAGTATCAGCCACACCAATGTATTCCTCCGAATCTGAAACAAAAATATTGGACATCACGCCTATTTTTGCTTGAGACTTTATTACATGTCCTGCTGCTTTGAGTTTATCTAAAACATTTTTCGATGGAAAATCTGTCTCAACATATACCTCATCGGGTAACCATTGCGAATGGATTCTTGGAGCATTTACAACTTGTTGAGGTGCCATTTCAAAATCAATGCGATTAATAATGTTTTGAAATACTGATGTGATTATTGTCGATCCTCCCGGGGAGCCCAATACCATGAACAACTTCCCATTTTTCTCCACAATTGTAGGCGTCATACTACTTAGCATCCGTTTTCCGCCTTTTATAGCATTCGCTTCACCGCCAACCAATCCGAACTGATTTGGGAAGCCAGGTTTGCTGCTAAAATCATCCATTTCATTATTTAGGAAAAAGCCACCGCCATCAACGACCACTTTGCTTCCGTAATTGCCATTTAATGTTGTGGTAACAGCAATTGCATTCCCTTTTGAATCAGCAATAGAAAAATGAGTTGTTTCGAAACTTTCTATTAGTTCAACAGTTCCCGCTTTAATATCCTGAGAGTTTGTTTTCTTATCCATCTCAATGTCAGAAAAACGATTCTCTAAATACGCCTCATCGATTAATCGATCAACAGGAACCTCGTAATAATCCGGATCACCAAGCCAGGTAGCCCGATCGGCATACACTCTTCTCTCCAGCTCGACCATTAAATGGATGTGCTCAAAAGATCCAAAATCAAATTCATTCATTTTGTACTGCTCTGCACCATATAACAATTCCAGTAATGCAATTCCTCCACTTGATGGCGGAGGCATTGAAATGATTTTGTGTGCACGGTACTCACCCATTACAGGTGTTCTCCATACCGATTGATATCCCTGAAGATCTTCTGCCGTAATCATACCGCCATTCTTTTGCATTTCGGAAACAATTAAATCAGCAGTTTCACCTTCATAAAAACCATTTCGTCCATTTTCTTTTATCCGTAATAACGCTCTTCCCAAAGCTATATTAATCAATGTATCTCCTTCTTCAAAAAGATTCTCTCTCACATAAGGATTTGTCTCTTTCCCTTTATTCTGATTTCTGATTTGATCTCGATAATCATTTAATTTATTCGCTTCCGACAAACTTAAAGCAACACCATTCATGGCCAATTTAATTGCTGGGGCAACTAATGCCTTCCATTCCATTTTTCCATATTTCTGATGTAGTTTTACCATTCCATCAACCGTACCGGGAACTCCAACTGCCAAATGCCCTTTCTGACTCAAATCAGAATTTACATTCCCCTTCTTATCGCAATACATCTGCTCATAGGCTGCTCTTGGAGCTGTTTCTCTAAAATCGAGAGAATTGTATTCTCCCTTAGAAGTACGGATTACTGCAAAACCTCCTCCGGCAATATTTCCAGCTCTTGGATAGGCCACTGCCAATGCAAATTGAACTGCAATAGCTGCATCGAAGGCATTCCCCCCTTTTTGCAGTATTTCATTTCCAACTTCGGAAGCCAAATAATGAGCGGTTACCACAATCCCATTTTTATAGGATTTGGGCTTTTGAGGACTACTGCATGAAAAGACAAACAGAGAAATAAATAAAAGAATTGATAGACATTTAGTAGTGCGCATGGTCAGTAGATTAGTAAAATCTCCTAAAGATAAATAGGATTTGTTCATTACAACAATAGATTGTTAGATATCAGACATGAGATATTCGATTGGTTTACAGAATGCTTGTTTTCTGATCTTCACATTGAGATATCCATTCAGTAAATCACAATAGAAATCAAGGATTTACAAAATTTCAAGAAACTATTGATACAATACATTTCAAGAAAAAGAGCTGTTGCATTGCAACAGCTCTTTGACTTATGTCAGCTTCATTTTTTTAAAGCCAAATTCTTTTTAGTTGAAAATGTATCGTACTCCAATTTGTAACTGCCATTTTGAGTTAACAGATATATCATCAATGTACGAATCCTTTAAATCGGGATCGAACTGCAACCATGGAGTCCCATTATTATCAACTCCATTTACAGTAATTGGATTGGTTGTGTTTGCATATTGACGAACTCCCCAGTTAGAACTGATCATGTTTCCAAGATTTAATACATCGATAGAAAATTGAAGTGTATTTTTATTATTTCCCACCATAAAGTTATAATCCTGCATGAATCGGAAATCCATTTGACCAAACCAAGGCGTCATAGTTCCATTGCGCTCAGCATACTCACCACGTCTGTCTTTTAGGTAATCATCCTGACTAATAAATTTATCCAAAGCAATCCACTGCTGCGAAGCATTTGCTGCAACAACACCAACCCCGCTGCCATCAACAGTACCAAAATTAATATCATTTGAATTTCTTGGAACATAGATTAAGTCATTGTTTGCAATGGCATCGCCATTAATATCACCAGTATAGGTATAAGAGTAACGATTTCCTTTACCAGCTTCGTAAAACATAGCAAATGAAGAAGCAAATTTACCGTAGCTTACTTTATACATAGCCGAAGCAATAATTCTGTGCTGCAAACCATATCTTGACCATGAGTAAGCAGGATCGTTAGGATTACCCACCACAGGGTTTCTTTGGAATGCATCTGCTGCAATCTCAGCAGGAATAGAAGTTAAATCTTTTGCACTTAAATAAGTATAGGCAACATCTGCAGATAAACCAGAATCCCATCTTTTGGATAATTTAGCCGTTGTTGTAAACTGATAGCCTTTCCTGGTATTATCCAGAACAATCGCACCCGCTTCCAAAAACGATTCTGATCCTGCGGAAGCAGAATAAATATTCACCTCATTAAAACCTGCAAACTGAGCACGGGTATCTCCTGTTCCTGATAAATTTCCTGATGGAGGCAGCATGTTGTAATTATGGTGAACAACCGCATTAACATCTTTCGAGTAGATTCCTTCAACAGTTGCTAACCAGCCATCTCCAAATTTCACATCCATTGCCAGGTTGTTTTTCCATACCTGCGGATATTTAAAATCATCGGCAGTTGAATTCAATTGAAATTCATAACCCGCATCAATTCGAGCATTGGTAGATTGGTTTCCTAACCATACAAAAGGAATACGACCGGTAAAAATTCCTGATCCACCTCGCAATTGCATGGTATTATCCCCTTTTACATCGTAATTAAATCCAAATCGTGGAGACCACATAATATTGGAATTTGGCCATGTAGCTGGATCCAATCGTACAGAATTTCCTTTTTCAGTAACCCAACCCTCGAAATTCTTAGCCCGATCAGTAGCCTCATCTTGTGGTATATCATTGTAATACTTTGGAAGATCGACACGCAATCCTAAAGTCAATTTCAAATCATCATTCACTTGAAATTCATCCTGAGCATAAAATGCAATTTGAGCAACATCAACATCCGACCATGCAAAAGCATTTTTATTGGCATCTGTCACATCCTGATTCAAATCATTTGTTGGATTACCAACAAAATAAGCAAAATCATCATTTAAGAAGTTTTGAGTACTGAATGCAGTAACCCAAGGATAATAGAATAGATTGAATGAATTCTCAAATTTAA contains:
- a CDS encoding TonB-dependent receptor, with the translated sequence MKNVKLLFLIIAMAGFLPNAFSQGVTTSSMRGKIVDPGNVPVFAATVVATHTPTGAQYGTITQDDGRFDMRNMKIGGPYTVTVTFIGYKETKQENIYLQLNKTAEINLVLHEDNVQIDEITIVYDKNDVISQDRTGAQTNINREKIVALPTISRSQGDLTRLTPESDGNSFGGRNNLYNNFSLDGSIFNNSFGLDVSTPGGQADAQPVSLDAIDQIQVSLAPFDVREGGFTGAGVNAVTKSGTNDFKGTTYYYFRNENMIGDKVNGLKVKNTDFSTKQYGVSVGGPLIKNKLFFFVNYEQERRDQLAHGFVADDGTNSNNSNTARVPEADVKAVQSHLRDQWGYDPGAYQGYNHETSNDKFLIKLDANISRNHKVVLRYNMLDAWKDILPHPEAVGGRGATSYRLPFENSSYRIFNKINSVVGELNSRFSSKISNKLLLGYTSFRDKRTPKSAQFPVIDILNDQGQVAITAGSEMFSTNNVLNQDVYQVSDNLTYYSDRHAITVGFNYERFKFENSFNLFYYPWVTAFSTQNFLNDDFAYFVGNPTNDLNQDVTDANKNAFAWSDVDVAQIAFYAQDEFQVNDDLKLTLGLRVDLPKYYNDIPQDEATDRAKNFEGWVTEKGNSVRLDPATWPNSNIMWSPRFGFNYDVKGDNTMQLRGGSGIFTGRIPFVWLGNQSTNARIDAGYEFQLNSTADDFKYPQVWKNNLAMDVKFGDGWLATVEGIYSKDVNAVVHHNYNMLPPSGNLSGTGDTRAQFAGFNEVNIYSASAGSESFLEAGAIVLDNTRKGYQFTTTAKLSKRWDSGLSADVAYTYLSAKDLTSIPAEIAADAFQRNPVVGNPNDPAYSWSRYGLQHRIIASAMYKVSYGKFASSFAMFYEAGKGNRYSYTYTGDINGDAIANNDLIYVPRNSNDINFGTVDGSGVGVVAANASQQWIALDKFISQDDYLKDRRGEYAERNGTMTPWFGQMDFRFMQDYNFMVGNNKNTLQFSIDVLNLGNMISSNWGVRQYANTTNPITVNGVDNNGTPWLQFDPDLKDSYIDDISVNSKWQLQIGVRYIFN
- the ggt gene encoding gamma-glutamyltransferase translates to MRTTKCLSILLFISLFVFSCSSPQKPKSYKNGIVVTAHYLASEVGNEILQKGGNAFDAAIAVQFALAVAYPRAGNIAGGGFAVIRTSKGEYNSLDFRETAPRAAYEQMYCDKKGNVNSDLSQKGHLAVGVPGTVDGMVKLHQKYGKMEWKALVAPAIKLAMNGVALSLSEANKLNDYRDQIRNQNKGKETNPYVRENLFEEGDTLINIALGRALLRIKENGRNGFYEGETADLIVSEMQKNGGMITAEDLQGYQSVWRTPVMGEYRAHKIISMPPPSSGGIALLELLYGAEQYKMNEFDFGSFEHIHLMVELERRVYADRATWLGDPDYYEVPVDRLIDEAYLENRFSDIEMDKKTNSQDIKAGTVELIESFETTHFSIADSKGNAIAVTTTLNGNYGSKVVVDGGGFFLNNEMDDFSSKPGFPNQFGLVGGEANAIKGGKRMLSSMTPTIVEKNGKLFMVLGSPGGSTIITSVFQNIINRIDFEMAPQQVVNAPRIHSQWLPDEVYVETDFPSKNVLDKLKAAGHVIKSQAKIGVMSNIFVSDSEEYIGVADTKRHADSKATGY